GGACGTCGCTCTCGACCCGCGCGGGATTCGCCGTCATCTTCTGACGGTGCTCGCGATCCTCTGGGCGTTGGCGGCACCACCGCTCGTCTGGTGGTTGGGCCTCGTGCTGTGGCGTGAAGCGGCCTCGTGCGATCCGCCGAGCCCACCGGCGACGATCTCTCTCACGTGTGCTCTGGTGTTCCTCGCCGTGGGCGCTGGAGTGGTGCCGGTTCTCATCGCCGCCAAGGCTCGCCGATGGATGCCGTGGGTGGCGCTACTCCCCTCACTCGGCGTGTTGGCGGTGTACACGATGATCATGATCCCCGCGATGACGTTCGGTCTCTCCGGTCACCCCGATCGCGTAGCCGACGCGATACCCGACGTGTTCGTCAGCTACGCGCCCTCGCTCGCCGTCGCCGGCTCGGCGGCGGTCTCGCTGCTCGCGAACAAGTCCCTGCGCGGAATGTTCGTCGCCCTGTCGTCCTGGGCGCTCGTGATCACCGCTCTCGCCCTCTGGGCAGCGTTCGCCACCCAAGCGGCCTGCGGGGTCGGGCGATGAGGTGATCGGTCCCTTCCGGCCGCGCGGACCGACACGCACCGTCACGTCGGCGACCGATCGTTGCGCGCGGTGACCCCGGGTTTGCGCGACGACTGTGACCGGCGGAGAGTGTCCCGGTGACCACCGCTCCCGCCCTCGACATCCCGCACGCCGACGCCACCGTTCTCGACAACGCCGCGTGGCACTCGCTCGCGGGCCCGCACTCCTCGTTCGCGATCGGCGGCGACCTCGTCCGCCGGTATCCGGCCGACGTCGCGCCGTTCGTCGCCGTCCGCACGTGGGACGAGCCCGGCGTCTGGGACGCCCTGCGCGACCTCGTCGGCCCCGGCGCCGACGTGGGTCTGTCGGGCTACGAGGGGGGCTTCCCCGACGGGTGGGAGTATCTCGGCGGCGGCGAGGGCGTCCAGCTGGTCGAAACCGAGGCGCTGCGGCCCCGTCCCGACGACGAGGCGATCGAGCTGGGGGCGGATGACGCCGCCGACATGATCGCGATCGTCGACCGCAATCAGCCCGGCCCGTTCCGGCCCCGGACATACGAGCTCGGCCGGTACATCGGCATCCGTCGCGAGGGTCGGCTCGTCGCCATGGCGGGCGAGCGCCTGCACCCGACCGGTTGGACCGAGATCAGCGCGGTGGCCGTGGATGCCGATCACCGC
This portion of the Microbacterium testaceum StLB037 genome encodes:
- a CDS encoding GNAT family N-acetyltransferase, which codes for MTTAPALDIPHADATVLDNAAWHSLAGPHSSFAIGGDLVRRYPADVAPFVAVRTWDEPGVWDALRDLVGPGADVGLSGYEGGFPDGWEYLGGGEGVQLVETEALRPRPDDEAIELGADDAADMIAIVDRNQPGPFRPRTYELGRYIGIRREGRLVAMAGERLHPTGWTEISAVAVDADHRRQGLASRLVLDVAFHIQQRGDRALLHAAAANVNAIAAYEKLGFALRRRNKFASVRTPA